Genomic window (Dyadobacter fanqingshengii):
GTTTTACCGGGCAGCTGCTGTTTACGCAAATGGGCGCGCAGACCAACAACAAAACCGGGGAAATTAATTTAAATTACATCCAGGCTCCATTGCTGGCGACATTCTTTTTCGGACAGTACGGAGACAAGGTTCGCCCGAAAATTTTCCTTGGACCAAGCCTTAATTTTCTTGTTGGCGCAAAAGACAAGGACGGCAACAACCTGAACGGCGACTCTAACAACCGAGCTTACAATCCATTTGATTTGGGTCTGACTTTCGGTGCAGGCGTTAACATTCGTTTGCAGGAAAAAATCTGGCTTAATCTGGATGCGCGTTACGGCCTTGGGCTGATTGACGTGACGAAAGACGGCAACAGCAATGTGAAGAACCAAAACTTCGGAATCAATGCAGGTCTCAGCTTCCCGTTAGGCACTTACAACCGCAATACAGGCAGGCTCAGAACTCGGTAAACAACCATTATGGCGTGTTGAACAAACATTTGAGCAAAACAACAACCCGGGGCCTGCTGGCATCCCTGGTTGTTGTTGTTTTTTTGCAAATTTGCTCACCGAACATTTACCATGAAACTCATTGGACTTTACATCATGGTCGCGCTGTATGTCTTCACCGGCACCATGCATTTCCTTCGTCCGAAGGGTTTTATGCAAATCATGCCAAAATATTTGCCCTGGCACTATGAGCTCGTTTTACTGAGCGGAGCCTGTGAGATCGCGTTTGCATTGCTTTTACTTTTCCCAGCAGCCCGCACAGCGGGTGCGTGGATGATCATTGTTCTGCTCGTTGCCGTCTTTCCTGCCAACATTCAAATGGCCATCAGTTTTTACCAAAAACACAATCCCTATTTATGGCTGGCGCTCCTTAGATTGCCTTTACAGTTCCTCTTGATTTGGTGGGCTTGGCTATATACCCGCAAATGATGCGACGCTAACCGCAGATTAGACGTAACTTTGTGCTTTATTATAATCATTGTTATGACTTTTGAAGAATTAAATCTTACCAAACCTCTGCTGCAAGCCCTTGCGGATCTGAACTACGAAACGCCCACGACGATTCAGCATAAGGTGTTTTCGGTCATGATGTCTGGTAAAGATGTGTGCGGCATAGCGCAAACAGGAACGGGGAAGACATTTGCATACTTACTTCCTACACTTCGGCAGCTTGAATTTTCGAAGGACCGTCTTCCGCAACTGCTGATCCTGGTTCCTACGCGCGAGCTGGTGGTGCAGGTAGTAGAAGAAGTGAAGAAACTAAGCGCTTACCTGACATTGCAAGTGGTTGGGGCCTACGGCGGCGGTAACATTAAGGTGCAGATGGCCGAACTAAAAAATGGCGCAGATGTGGTTGTAGCAACGCCTGGAAGACTTTTCGATCTTGCATTGAATGGTTCTCTTAAAACAAAGGCAATTAAAAAGCTTGTTATTGACGAAGTGGACGAAATGCTGAACCTCGGCTTTCGCACGCAGCTGAAAAACATATTGGATCTTCTCCCACAGAAACGCCAGAATTTGCTCTTCTCCGCAACATTGACACCAGAAGTGGAAGCATTGATGCAGACCTATTTCAACAATCCTGTGAGGATAGAAGCTGCGCCGGTAGGCACGCCTCTGGATAATATTGAGCAGAAAGCTTATTACGTTCCTAATTTTTACACCAAAGTCAACCTGCTCGATCTACTGTTAGAAGAGAATGAGGATATGAGCAAAGTGCTCGTATTTGTGGCAACGAAGAAACTAGCGGATCAGCTTTTTGGCCAGCTGGAATTGGGTTACCTGAACAAGATTGGTGTTATACATTCCAATAAAGAGCAGAATCATCGATTTAACACCGTTAAACAATTTCACGAAGGCAATTTTCGCGTCCTGATCGCCACAGACATCATTGCCCGCGGATTGGACGTTGCGGAAGTTTCTCACGTATTTAATTTCGACATCCCCGAAGTTCCTGAAAATTACATTCACCGGATAGGCCGAACTGGTCGCGCCGATAAAAAAGGCGTCGCGATTTCATTCATCACAGAAGGTGAAAAAGAACACCAGGAACAGATCGAAGCGTTGATGAATTACCAGATCCCAGTCGAGGAACTGCCCGAAAATCTTAGAATCTCCGAGATTCTGACGCCGGACGAGGAACCTCAGATCTACATGAAAAGCATTGATTTAAAGCTGCCCAAAAGAGAAGCCGGCGGCGGGGCATTTCATGAAAAGATCGACAAGAACAAAAAAGTGAATGTAAGGCGAAACCACGCGCAGGAAAAAATGCAGAAATATGGCCGGCCTATCAAGCGGTCCGGCAAGAAATAGGGCATAGATATTGGAGCAGCAACTGAAATGTATATTTAAAGTTTCCACGACACATTATATATGAGTATCTGGCAAATATTCCAGCGTCTGCAACCATACGTTAAGCCTTATCGCAAACAAATCTTCTTTGCGCTTTTTCTGACATTGTTAGGCGCTGTCACGGCACAGGTTAACCCGTGGGTTTTGCGTTACACCGTGGATTCAGTGCAGGCCATGCTGGATAAAAAGTGGGGAATAGTCCAAGGCAAAGAATTGCTGATCCAGATCTCTCTTATACTCTTTGTGAAGGAGATCGTCAACTCGCTCATTGTATTTGGACAGCGCTATTTTGGTGAGAAGATCAGGATCAAAGTTTCCAGTGATCTTGCGCAGGAGGCAGTAAGCCGGATTCTAACTTATAGCCTTTCCTTTTACAGCGACAATGACAATCAAAAAGGCAAGCTCCAGACCCGCATCGACCGCGGCGTGGAAAGCCTTACCAAGCTGATACAGAACTTCTTCATTGACATTCTGCCGCTTTTTGCGAATTCCATCGTCGCGCTGGCAATCATGTTTTCAGCCAACTTTTATGTAGGCAGCATTGCCCTGGCCATTTTACCGATTTACTTCTGGATCAGTTACAAGCAGGCTGGGGATTTGCAGGGTGTCCGGCGCAAGCTGAAAAGACAACGGGAAAATAAAAGCAGCGGACTGATTAATCTGATCGAGTCAATCATTGTCATTAAATCCTTTGTAAGGGAAATTTTTGAGGGACAAAAGCAGTATCAGACCCAGATGGAACTGATGGAAACGCAATTGAAAACCCGTCGTACCAACTTTGCTTACGATGGAATCAAAAGCTTTATTGAACAGATTGGCGTCGTATTCATCATCATTCTTACCGCGTATCTGGTTCTGGATCAGCAGATGTCCATTGGCGCCATCATGTTTCACATCCTGCTATTCAACAATGTCTCCGCCCCTATCCGCCAGCTGCACCGCATTTACGATGAGATGAACGACGCATTAACCTATTCGGAAGGATTTTTCGACATTCTGGATGCGGATAATGCTGTTGAACAAAGCGGACAAGTCGTTCCGGAGAGGATCAAGGGTGATTATGTGCTTAAAGATGTATCATTTACGTATCCTAATGGTACAAAAGCACTGTTCAACATGGATGTAAACATCAAAGCCGGGCAAACCACCGCACTGGTGGGTCTTTCAGGCGCTGGAAAAAGCACTTTGATAAACCTGCTCATCGGGTTTTATGCGCCCGATTCCGGCACATTAACGCTGGATGGCCTTCCGTTGAACGATTTTGACCTGCCGGCACTTCGCAATTCCATCGGGATGGTTTTGCAGAAAAACCACATCTTTAAGGGTTCCATAGCCGAAAATATTCGTTATGGACAAATGAACGCTTCTCATGAAGAATTGATTGAAGCAGCGAGAAAAGCTTATTTGCATGAGCAGATCATGGAATTGCCAGCGCAATATGAAACCGACGCGCAAATGTTGTCCGGCGGCCAACAGCAGCGCATTGCCATCGCAAGACTTTTCCTCAAAAATCCCCCCGTCATTTTCCTCGACGAGCCAACCGCAAGCCTCGACGCCATCGCGACAGAACAAATTAAGAACAGTTTGGACGCCATAAAAGAAGGCAGAACCGTCGTTATCATATCCCACAGCCTTTCCCAGATCCTGGATTCCGATCAGATCTATGTGATGAAAAAAGGACGCATCGCCGAATTCGGAACACATACTGAACTCTATGAAAAAGAAGGCGTATACCGGGAAATCTTCGATGCGTCTGCAAGAAGTCTTAATCTTGACAAAATGATCGAGATGCTCACAAAAGACTGATAATCAACCGATCATAGAATTAAAATAACATTAAAAAGCAAGTTTTGAGATTAAAATATAATTAATTGAGATTGATCTAAAATTGGAGATCCAGCGTATGTGGTGTGTCAAATTACTTGTCACACTCAACTCAAATGTTATGAAAATCTCTAAAATGTTGCGAACGGTCTCCGGAAGTTCGCTGCTTCTTGCTGGTTTGGTCTTTGTAAATCAGGCATGTACGGAACAAACACAGCTAGACAGTCAGCCGGTGCCGCTGGTGAGTCAGCCAAATCAAATTTTTTATGCATTAACAAGCGACAACAAGATTTATGAATTAAATGTACAAAACCCGGGTACACCTATCCGTACGCTCACGATCTCCGCAGGTTTAGAGCCGGATGAAAAATTATTAGGCATTGATTTCCGCCCCGCAACAGGCCAACTTTACGCAGTTGGTAACAAAAATCACATTTATACTGTAAACCTTCGTGCGGATATCAATCCGGGAAGAGTTACGGTCGTTAGCCCGGTTCCGTTTAATCCGGGTATATCAGGACCGGAAGTGGTTGGATTCGATTTCAATCCGACTGTTGACCGCATCAGGCTGGTTACCAACACAGCCCAGAATCTACGCCTGCATCCTGAAACCAATGCATTGGTTGCGCTGGACGGCTATCTGAAAGGCTACAATGATGTAAAAGTTGCGGCCGCGGCCTATACAAACAATGTGGCTGGCGCAACAACCACGCAACTTTACGACATTGATCCGGACGTCGACAAACTTTTCCTGCAAATGCCTCCAAATGATGGTGTTTTGAAAGAAGTGGGTCCGCTGGGCATGGATATTCAGGATATTGGCGGATTTGACATTGCATCGGGGACCAACTTCGCGATCGCATCGGTAAAGGTTAACAACATCTGGGAGCTTGCTGAGGTGAACCTGACAACCGGTTCTTTACTGAAAATCGGAAATCTTCCCGCTGGAAAAATTATTGGTATCGCAATGCCCACGGCTCCGGTTGCTTATGCAGTGGACGCTTCCAATAAACTTTTGATCTTCAACCCAATGAGTGCGGGAACACGCATTGAGAAACCAATTACAGGCCTGCCGCAAGGCGTTAACATTGAAGGAATTGACTTCCGCCCCACCGACGGTAAATTGCACGCTTTGGGATCTGACGGAAAACTGTACAGTTTAGACCTTGCAACGGCCGCATCCAAAGCGCTTGCACCATTACATTACCTGGACGACCCTAATTTTAAAGTAATGGGCACGAGCTTCGGATTCGATTTCAACCCGGTGGCGGACAGACTGCGCATTGTGAGTAACACTGGCCAGAACCTGAGAATCAATGTATCAAGCGGCATTACGCTTGTTGACGGTGCATTGAAGCTGGTCGCAGGCCCCGGAACCCCTTTTGTGAATGCAGCTGCCTATACGAACAGCTTTGCGGGCACAACCAGCACTGTATTGTATGACATTGATAGCGAATCCAATTCATTATTCAAGCAAAACCCGCCAAACGATGGAGGACTTGAAAGAATAGGCGCATTAGGTGTGGACGTTGATGCAGCCAACGGCTTTGATATCGGCGGCACTACGGGCATGGCTTACGCCCTGCTCACCGTAGGCGGAAATACCGGATTATATTCGATCAATCTGACAAACGGAAGTGCAACCAAAGTTTCTGATTTTGCAGGATCGGTAAAAGGATTTGCAT
Coding sequences:
- a CDS encoding DoxX family protein, which translates into the protein MKLIGLYIMVALYVFTGTMHFLRPKGFMQIMPKYLPWHYELVLLSGACEIAFALLLLFPAARTAGAWMIIVLLVAVFPANIQMAISFYQKHNPYLWLALLRLPLQFLLIWWAWLYTRK
- a CDS encoding ABC transporter ATP-binding protein produces the protein MSIWQIFQRLQPYVKPYRKQIFFALFLTLLGAVTAQVNPWVLRYTVDSVQAMLDKKWGIVQGKELLIQISLILFVKEIVNSLIVFGQRYFGEKIRIKVSSDLAQEAVSRILTYSLSFYSDNDNQKGKLQTRIDRGVESLTKLIQNFFIDILPLFANSIVALAIMFSANFYVGSIALAILPIYFWISYKQAGDLQGVRRKLKRQRENKSSGLINLIESIIVIKSFVREIFEGQKQYQTQMELMETQLKTRRTNFAYDGIKSFIEQIGVVFIIILTAYLVLDQQMSIGAIMFHILLFNNVSAPIRQLHRIYDEMNDALTYSEGFFDILDADNAVEQSGQVVPERIKGDYVLKDVSFTYPNGTKALFNMDVNIKAGQTTALVGLSGAGKSTLINLLIGFYAPDSGTLTLDGLPLNDFDLPALRNSIGMVLQKNHIFKGSIAENIRYGQMNASHEELIEAARKAYLHEQIMELPAQYETDAQMLSGGQQQRIAIARLFLKNPPVIFLDEPTASLDAIATEQIKNSLDAIKEGRTVVIISHSLSQILDSDQIYVMKKGRIAEFGTHTELYEKEGVYREIFDASARSLNLDKMIEMLTKD
- a CDS encoding DUF4394 domain-containing protein — its product is MKISKMLRTVSGSSLLLAGLVFVNQACTEQTQLDSQPVPLVSQPNQIFYALTSDNKIYELNVQNPGTPIRTLTISAGLEPDEKLLGIDFRPATGQLYAVGNKNHIYTVNLRADINPGRVTVVSPVPFNPGISGPEVVGFDFNPTVDRIRLVTNTAQNLRLHPETNALVALDGYLKGYNDVKVAAAAYTNNVAGATTTQLYDIDPDVDKLFLQMPPNDGVLKEVGPLGMDIQDIGGFDIASGTNFAIASVKVNNIWELAEVNLTTGSLLKIGNLPAGKIIGIAMPTAPVAYAVDASNKLLIFNPMSAGTRIEKPITGLPQGVNIEGIDFRPTDGKLHALGSDGKLYSLDLATAASKALAPLHYLDDPNFKVMGTSFGFDFNPVADRLRIVSNTGQNLRINVSSGITLVDGALKLVAGPGTPFVNAAAYTNSFAGTTSTVLYDIDSESNSLFKQNPPNDGGLERIGALGVDVDAANGFDIGGTTGMAYALLTVGGNTGLYSINLTNGSATKVSDFAGSVKGFALGFGL
- a CDS encoding DEAD/DEAH box helicase, producing the protein MTFEELNLTKPLLQALADLNYETPTTIQHKVFSVMMSGKDVCGIAQTGTGKTFAYLLPTLRQLEFSKDRLPQLLILVPTRELVVQVVEEVKKLSAYLTLQVVGAYGGGNIKVQMAELKNGADVVVATPGRLFDLALNGSLKTKAIKKLVIDEVDEMLNLGFRTQLKNILDLLPQKRQNLLFSATLTPEVEALMQTYFNNPVRIEAAPVGTPLDNIEQKAYYVPNFYTKVNLLDLLLEENEDMSKVLVFVATKKLADQLFGQLELGYLNKIGVIHSNKEQNHRFNTVKQFHEGNFRVLIATDIIARGLDVAEVSHVFNFDIPEVPENYIHRIGRTGRADKKGVAISFITEGEKEHQEQIEALMNYQIPVEELPENLRISEILTPDEEPQIYMKSIDLKLPKREAGGGAFHEKIDKNKKVNVRRNHAQEKMQKYGRPIKRSGKK
- a CDS encoding porin family protein, which codes for MKNCIILLLAVTLFVTQAQAQENVSIGPVVGVSIANFRGDVANNDWKPGLTIGGFYNYSSETGFGFTGQLLFTQMGAQTNNKTGEINLNYIQAPLLATFFFGQYGDKVRPKIFLGPSLNFLVGAKDKDGNNLNGDSNNRAYNPFDLGLTFGAGVNIRLQEKIWLNLDARYGLGLIDVTKDGNSNVKNQNFGINAGLSFPLGTYNRNTGRLRTR